The Chloroflexus aggregans DSM 9485 genome segment CCCGTGATACCGATTACAGTGAAGAAGATGATGATGCACCGGTTGGCGGTGGGTGCGGTACCTGTGGGTATTAATGAACAGGGGATGGATGGTGGTCAGCCATCCATCCCCATCATGCTTCCCTACTTGTCACGGTGTAATATCGATCCCCGGTGCAGGTGCGGCATAACGCCTGCCCATCGCGTAGTACCTCGCGGCCGTTAATAATTTCTTCCCCACAACGATTACACACTGCGCGAATTCCGTTACGGCTAATGATCGCCTTCAGATCGACGGTTAACGTTACCGGTTGGGCGACTAGCAGGTCTGTCACTGGCATCAGTTGGTACGCGATCAGGTAGGCGTGCCAACGGCTACGGGCATCAGGTGCGTATTGGCGGGCCAATGTTCGCGTGTTAGGATGTGGTGCAATGCGCACGGCGTTGCCGGTCTGGGTATCAACAAACGTAGCCGCGACTTTCCCCTCGTCGATCAGCCGCATGGTTCGCCGCCCTAACCAGCAGCCGGTGGAAACACTTACGCCATCAGCAAAACAGCCGTCAGTCTCAACAAAGACGTACAGCCGTTTGTTAGTTTGCGGCAGCGCCAAGCCCAACAACTCGCCGGCGTACATGCCCATTCGCGCCCCCAACACCTGCCGCGGGCAGAGGTGACGGTGCATTGCCGATGAACGGCGCAAGAACTCGGCGAGCGGTTCAGGTGCGACAAGCCATTGTAATGAAGTAGTGTCAAACCGCTCATCAACCGACACTGCCTATCCTCCCGGTGGTATTGCGCTCGATGCGGTACAGAAGTTGTGCTATGTCTGTATCATACCAGATTATGCTTATAGGTTTGCTACGGTATCGATAGACGATCACCGGCTGAATACTGAATATTGTGTGATAGCGACAGAGTATAGAGGGGGCATAGCCCTGCTATGCCCCCTCTGGGATTAGGAGCGGAATTGGCGTTTAGCCTACCTTTTCGAGTTTCACCTTCGAGTCATAGAACACTGCACTCCCACCGACCAGATCGCTCAACGTCACATTCTTTAGCACCGGATCGACCCGCATTGCGGCGTTGGCATGCACACCGGCAGCACGACGTGGATCTGCCGGAATGGTGACACCATCAATCACAATTTCACCGGCGCCACTGGCAAAATGACCCCAGCCAAGTGGGAACGCGATCACACCGGGGCGGATGCCCTCGATCACTTTCACTTTGCCAATCATTGGCTTGCGCGTGCCACTCTGCAGATCCCAGACACCCTCAGGGTTGCTAGCCGAGCTGATGCGTACACGGTCACCGGTGCGCAGACCGAGCCGTTCGGCATCGATGCGGTTTATCAAGATAGCGTTTTCTGGCATGAGCGACAGCAGCCAGTAGTCTGCAATACCACGCGCCTTGGCCATCATTGCCTCTTTGTAGGTGATCAGGTGCAGATCGTAGCCTTCGTCAACAATCGGCGTACCGTCGGCGGCTAGGCCGGCGGGAACGTAGGTGGGATATCCGATCAGATGTTCACCGGTCATCGAGTTGATAGTGCTCGCCGTCTTTTCTTGGTAGAGGTTGATCTGTTTGGCGTATGGATTGCCTGCCAAATGACCCTTCCAGCCCTTCTCGTAAGCTTGATAGCGTCCGCCACGGTTAAGGACGTAAACGGTTTGTCGCCAGAGCTGTTCGTTGTCTCCTACTGCTGCGCGCCACTTAGCTTCGTCGAACACGCTTGGCGGTAGGAAGCGACGGGCTTGTCGGAAAATGTCCAGCTCGTCATCATCAGCCGGTGGGACGCCGTCGCTACCGTCCTCTTTCTCGCCAAAGGCGATATTTGCGACCATTTTGAGATAGAGGTGTTCAGGTCGGGTAAAGGGAATACCTTCACCGAAGCCGTTAGGCCCGAAGCCGGGCAGGTCAAGCCGCTCGGCGATAGCGAGTACGAGTGCCTCGAAGCTAAGCGGAATCTCTTCGCCGAAGACCTTGACGGTCGGCCAGTGAGGCAGGCTCATTGCCGGCTGGCGAATGTTTTCTACCTTCCACGGCACGCTCGGATGCGATCCGTGGAATTCCCAGCGTTCGAGGAAGCTCAAGTCGGGAAAGATGTAATCGGCGTAGGTGCTGGTTTCACCGACCATAATATCACTCGTGATAATGAGCGGGATCTTCTTGGGATCGGCCAATATCTCGATCACCGTTTGTGCTGCCGGCAGTGCATAGTTGATCGCCGACATATAGAACATTGCGACCTTAATCTGGTATGGGTATGCGTCACCCATCGAGGGCACATCTTCCTGATAGACATCGGTTGCGAGTGGGAACCATGGCCGTCGTGCCGGATAACCGTTAAACAGCGTCGATTTCTCGTAAGCGGTGTTGGTGCGCAGCAGGTCAATGCCGAATGGCACGTTGGCGCCATTGTTCATCTTTTCGATCAGGAATGGGCCTTTTGCCTTGCTCCCCAGTCGGTCATAGGTGGTAGGCTTGATCAGACCACCACGATGGTCAAAATTACCGATGAGTGCATTCAAGGTGTAGAAGGCGAAATTGGTGTAGAAGCCGTTGGTATGTTGCGATGCGCCGCGGTGGATGTCGGCGACGGCACGGGTGCCGTGGCTGGTGAATTCACGTGCGACAATGATAATATCTTCCTCTGTTACATCGGCGATCGCTGCCCACTCTGCGATCGTATGCACGCTGGCCGCTTCATAGATAATCTGCAAGCTACTCTTGACCTGAATACCGTTGATCTCGGTATTCACCAGCAGATCACCCATCACCGGTGTAGCTTCGGGGTTGTTCGGGTCGATCGGGGTTGGAGCACCGTTGACTAGTGCGACGAAAGGATCAAAGGCGAAGATGGTGCCATCGGTAGTGACGTACTGTTTCGTCTTCTTCCCTTCGGCATCGGTCGTTTCGACGACGGTTGTCAAACCGATGTCACTCGCGCGGAGGAACTTGCCCGGTGTACCGTCTTTGATCTTGACCAACCACGTTGCGTTCGTCCAGCTCGGCTCGCCGATGGCAGCAGCGGCAGCTTTGTTAGCAGCGGCGAGAAAAGTGGCGTTATAGCGTTGTTGCTCGATGATCCAGCGGATCATTCCCATCGCGAAGGCTCCGTCAGTACCCGGCTTGATCGGGATCCACTTCCACGCTTTGCTCGCCAACTTGCTCAGGCGTGGGTCAAGGACGACGTACCGCATGCGGTTGCTAATCACGCCTTGGGTAATACGAGGTGATTGCGGCGTCGGGCCATAATTGGCTTCAAAGTGATTCGTTCCGGCGAAGAGCACAAACTCAGCGTTCCCCAAATCGGCTTGCCAGTAGAACTTTTGACCACCGGTGAATTTACCGGTTGCCGGATCAAACTGTTCGCTCATGGCCTTACCGGTGAAGTAGAGCGAACCCTGGCAGACGGTAGTATGGCCGTTGGCATTGACCGAGCCAAAGCCACTCTTGACGAACCGCTGCACCAAATCACCACGTCCGTTCTTCAGGCGTCCCCAAATGAAGGCGAATTGGTTATTCTTTGGCCCTAAATCAGGATGATCGGGGTCGATCAAGGCATCGAGATGCTCGGCAAAGTCACGCTTGAACTGCTCGACCAGTGCGGGCTTCTCTTCGGGCTTCGCGGCGAGAATATTGTTCACTGCGGCGGCCATCGCTTTGGCCAGCTTTGCATCTTTGAGTGCATACAGTGCGCGTAACCCTTCGACCGGCCCTTCGCCAAACAGATCGCCGCCTTCGACGATCTCGGTGATTGCCTGCTCAAAGTCAATCGTAATCCATTGACCGGCTCCGCGTGGTGTTCCCGGTTTGCGCTTGAGAACGCGGGTCAACCGGTACGGATCGTAGGCGGTCTGGATACCGGCCTGTCCTTTCGGGCAGAGTGCGCCATCAACCGACCCGATAGAGCTAATTGGGGTCGTGTAGGGCAAGGGCGGTTCCATTGTCCAAGGGCTATAGGGGTTACCTTCAAGTTTGGCGGCCACACCATCGAGCAACTTGACCTTGAGGCCACAGCCGGTATTGCACTGCAAACAAACGGTTTGGATCGAGTTAGCGGCATCGACCAGCGGCAGATCGATCGGTTCGCCGCGTGAGAGGCTAGCGAGCGGACCACAGCCGGCCAAAGCTGCGCTGCCGCCGAGCAACGCCGAAACTTTGAGGAAATCGCGCCGGCTGATACCAGAGCCGGTAGGCGTTGGGGTGTCGTGCTGTCGTTTCATATCAACACTCCTGTCGTAGTCGCAGGTGTTCTACTGCAATAACCTAATCGGCTGTGCCGGCAGATTCGACCGGACGGCTAAAGAGCGGTAAGCGATCGGCACCTATAACGAAGCCAATAGTAGCGGCGCCGACAATGCCAGCGGTCACTGCCCATTCCATCAGGCTTGGGCTGTAGGTAAAGCTCAGGTGTGGGCCGTGGAAGGCTTCACCTAGACCTCGTAGTTCGGGCAAGGTAAGTGCTGGGAAAATAATATTGGCGCGGGCGACGGCCAAGCCGAGCAAGACACAGACACCCATCAGTCCGGCAGCAAAGCCGTTGTTCCTTATCGGTGTCGTAAGAACGATCAATGGCAATAGCATACCAAGACCAATTTGCAGCAACCAGAAGGCCCAACCATAGGGGCCAAACAGCACCAGATTGATTGCCTCGGCACCGTGACTGCTATGCTGGTAAAGCGCCTGCGAGACGTCCGTCCACAGATAGTACCCTTTAACCAGCAGCAGTACCACCAGCCCTAACCCCAAGACATGCAACTGTTGCGAATGGCGCGGATCGCGTACCGGGCCAAACCAGCCGATGGCGATCAGCATCAGGGCAACGCCAGAGGTGAGGTTAAAGACAGGAAATTGGGCCGGCAAGTTGCTGACGTGCCAGCTTACCCGGTTCTGGTTGACACCAAGCAGTGCTCCGATACCACCGCTGAGAAAAATTGCTAACACGAGACCAACGATCATGATCGGCTTCAGCCAGCGTGAGGGTTGGGGGCGGAAGCTGAGCCAGAGGCTGACGATGACAATGATGAGAAAGATGGTATACCCCCAAACCAGTTGCGCCATCACTGACCCAAAGTTGGGCTGGAGGTAGACTTTCCAAATCCGCGTCATATGACCAAGATCGAGACCGATAGCAGCCAGGCCGGCCGGTAGCGTGACCAATGATCCCCACAGGGCGATCCGGCCACTACCACGGAACAATGGCAGTTCAAACAACAGATCGAGGGTTGCCAGCATAAAGCCGCCGGTGGCAATGCCGGCAAAAAACATATAGAGTGCTACCCACAGCCCCCATACCACATACGAGCCGTAGTTGGCGTTCATATGCCCGTAGACAAACCGGTCGTACAATCCCCACATGCCAATGAGCAGGCCAAGAAAGCCGGCTACATAGAGGAGTCGTTTTAGCATAGGTCTGCTCCTCACTGCAAATAATACACACGCGGCTCAGTACCAAGTTCTTCTTTCAATCGCATCACATTCGGTTTCGCGATCAATTCGCTAACAAGGCTTTCGGGATCGTTCGCGTCGCCAAAGAAGGTTGCCCGTCCAATGCATGTCGTCACACAGGCCGGCAATTCGCCATTCAGCACGCGATGCATGCAGAAGTGGCATTTGCGCACATTGCCAACCGGCGAGTCATGGGTGTCGCGACGAGCGTGCGATTTCCCGTACTCAAACGTGCTCACTTGCTCATAGCTCACTGCTTGCTCTGCCCCAAACATCACGCCGTGGGTGGTTGTATTGGCAGTGTAGGTATAGCCAAAGTCGAAGGTACGAGCACCGTAGGGGCAAGCGGCGATGCAGGCGCGACAGCCGATGCACTGCTCATAATCAACCGCAACGACGCCATGCTCGTTGGTGTATGTGGCCGAAACAGGGCAAACGCTCGTGCAGGGTGGATTATCACACTGCATGCATGGTCGAGGGACAAAACGGCGGCTTACATTAGGATACCGTCCAATCTCTTCTTCTAACACCGGACGATAGACCACGCCGGGCGGCAGTTTGTTTTCAGCGACGCAGGCAATCGTGCAGCCGTGACAGCCAACGCAGGCGCGCAGGTCAATCACCATCACCCAGCGTCGTTCGCTGACCGGCTTGGTTAAGGCGCGCAACAGATCGGTGCGCATCCGTTCAAGGAGATCGACCGGCGTCCCGCTGAGGTTCGCAGCCCGTAAGCGGGCAATTTCGGCTTCATACGCCGCCAATGCCTCTTCGGGGGTTAAAATGTCGATCGATTCGTTCGATTTCCCGGTCGCGGCTGGTAAGCTCGCTTGCACCGAAGCCGCCGCAAGAGCGCCGGCGCCGGCCACCAGCGCGCCAAGCAAGCCACGCCGACTGACCGGGGTGAGCGGAATGGTGGGTTGTCGAGACATAGGCTACACTCCTCGTCACTCGCAGATTACCGCTAAGCGTACTGTACGGCGTTTCTTGTGCTGGCGATAGCAGGAAAAATATGGTACTGTCGGTATCGTTGTCGGGATTTTCCTGACAAAGATGAGACATTGCGACAATGAATGAACGAATCGCGGCTCACCACCCGCCCAACAACCTGACGACCCGCACGGGTGAGCGGCGAGCCGCCTGCCCGATGGGATGAATGCATGAATAGCCAGAACGGATGAACAGTTGTTCAGCACATCCATTCGTTGCCTATAGATTGACCGGCTGTAAGATGGGCTATGGGGGAACGAGCAAGTTGTGGTCGAGCGCAAACTGGACAAGCGCAGCTCGTGAGCGAAGGCCGAGCTTTTCCATACCGCGGGTACGGTAGGTTTCGACCGTTTTGGGGCTGAGGTTCAACTGACCGGCAATTTCGGCTGCGGTGTAGCCACGCGCAACTAATACCAACACCTCTCGCTCGCGCTCGCTCAGGCTTTCCCACGGATTAGTCGGTTGTGGTTGCGGCAAGATATCCTCAAGCAAGCGACGGGTGAGGGCGGGATGGATATACAGCTCACCCCGCAATACAGCACGGATCGCTGCGATCAACTCGGCGTCAGCAGCACGCTTTAAAACATACCCATGCGCTCCGGCTGCTAATGCTTGTCGCACGTAGCCCTCGTCGTCGTGCATTGTCAATACGAGAATGCGCGCCTGCGGTGCAGCCGCTCGCAA includes the following:
- a CDS encoding FmdE family protein, with product MSVDERFDTTSLQWLVAPEPLAEFLRRSSAMHRHLCPRQVLGARMGMYAGELLGLALPQTNKRLYVFVETDGCFADGVSVSTGCWLGRRTMRLIDEGKVAATFVDTQTGNAVRIAPHPNTRTLARQYAPDARSRWHAYLIAYQLMPVTDLLVAQPVTLTVDLKAIISRNGIRAVCNRCGEEIINGREVLRDGQALCRTCTGDRYYTVTSREA
- a CDS encoding molybdopterin-dependent oxidoreductase → MKRQHDTPTPTGSGISRRDFLKVSALLGGSAALAGCGPLASLSRGEPIDLPLVDAANSIQTVCLQCNTGCGLKVKLLDGVAAKLEGNPYSPWTMEPPLPYTTPISSIGSVDGALCPKGQAGIQTAYDPYRLTRVLKRKPGTPRGAGQWITIDFEQAITEIVEGGDLFGEGPVEGLRALYALKDAKLAKAMAAAVNNILAAKPEEKPALVEQFKRDFAEHLDALIDPDHPDLGPKNNQFAFIWGRLKNGRGDLVQRFVKSGFGSVNANGHTTVCQGSLYFTGKAMSEQFDPATGKFTGGQKFYWQADLGNAEFVLFAGTNHFEANYGPTPQSPRITQGVISNRMRYVVLDPRLSKLASKAWKWIPIKPGTDGAFAMGMIRWIIEQQRYNATFLAAANKAAAAAIGEPSWTNATWLVKIKDGTPGKFLRASDIGLTTVVETTDAEGKKTKQYVTTDGTIFAFDPFVALVNGAPTPIDPNNPEATPVMGDLLVNTEINGIQVKSSLQIIYEAASVHTIAEWAAIADVTEEDIIIVAREFTSHGTRAVADIHRGASQHTNGFYTNFAFYTLNALIGNFDHRGGLIKPTTYDRLGSKAKGPFLIEKMNNGANVPFGIDLLRTNTAYEKSTLFNGYPARRPWFPLATDVYQEDVPSMGDAYPYQIKVAMFYMSAINYALPAAQTVIEILADPKKIPLIITSDIMVGETSTYADYIFPDLSFLERWEFHGSHPSVPWKVENIRQPAMSLPHWPTVKVFGEEIPLSFEALVLAIAERLDLPGFGPNGFGEGIPFTRPEHLYLKMVANIAFGEKEDGSDGVPPADDDELDIFRQARRFLPPSVFDEAKWRAAVGDNEQLWRQTVYVLNRGGRYQAYEKGWKGHLAGNPYAKQINLYQEKTASTINSMTGEHLIGYPTYVPAGLAADGTPIVDEGYDLHLITYKEAMMAKARGIADYWLLSLMPENAILINRIDAERLGLRTGDRVRISSASNPEGVWDLQSGTRKPMIGKVKVIEGIRPGVIAFPLGWGHFASGAGEIVIDGVTIPADPRRAAGVHANAAMRVDPVLKNVTLSDLVGGSAVFYDSKVKLEKVG
- the nrfD gene encoding NrfD/PsrC family molybdoenzyme membrane anchor subunit, whose protein sequence is MLKRLLYVAGFLGLLIGMWGLYDRFVYGHMNANYGSYVVWGLWVALYMFFAGIATGGFMLATLDLLFELPLFRGSGRIALWGSLVTLPAGLAAIGLDLGHMTRIWKVYLQPNFGSVMAQLVWGYTIFLIIVIVSLWLSFRPQPSRWLKPIMIVGLVLAIFLSGGIGALLGVNQNRVSWHVSNLPAQFPVFNLTSGVALMLIAIGWFGPVRDPRHSQQLHVLGLGLVVLLLVKGYYLWTDVSQALYQHSSHGAEAINLVLFGPYGWAFWLLQIGLGMLLPLIVLTTPIRNNGFAAGLMGVCVLLGLAVARANIIFPALTLPELRGLGEAFHGPHLSFTYSPSLMEWAVTAGIVGAATIGFVIGADRLPLFSRPVESAGTAD
- a CDS encoding 4Fe-4S dicluster domain-containing protein, which produces MSRQPTIPLTPVSRRGLLGALVAGAGALAAASVQASLPAATGKSNESIDILTPEEALAAYEAEIARLRAANLSGTPVDLLERMRTDLLRALTKPVSERRWVMVIDLRACVGCHGCTIACVAENKLPPGVVYRPVLEEEIGRYPNVSRRFVPRPCMQCDNPPCTSVCPVSATYTNEHGVVAVDYEQCIGCRACIAACPYGARTFDFGYTYTANTTTHGVMFGAEQAVSYEQVSTFEYGKSHARRDTHDSPVGNVRKCHFCMHRVLNGELPACVTTCIGRATFFGDANDPESLVSELIAKPNVMRLKEELGTEPRVYYLQ
- a CDS encoding response regulator, whose protein sequence is MSGILLVDDHAVLRAGLRLLLESQPDMVVVGEAEDSRTAITQATTLQPDLILLDLSLTNSSGLAAIQSLRAAAPQARILVLTMHDDEGYVRQALAAGAHGYVLKRAADAELIAAIRAVLRGELYIHPALTRRLLEDILPQPQPTNPWESLSEREREVLVLVARGYTAAEIAGQLNLSPKTVETYRTRGMEKLGLRSRAALVQFALDHNLLVPP